A genomic region of Enterococcus sp. 12C11_DIV0727 contains the following coding sequences:
- a CDS encoding DUF2177 family protein — translation MSHFAKLFITAALAFLVFDFTWLLLIARQMYQEYLGSLLGTTKIIPAVLFYIVYLVGLLFFVVYPALEKDSMMYALLAGAFLGLLCYATYDLTNLATIKDWPILVTIIDLIWGTAVTAVTSGITFYVAQYFNWR, via the coding sequence ATGAGTCATTTTGCGAAATTATTTATTACTGCAGCGCTGGCATTTTTAGTGTTTGATTTTACTTGGTTACTGTTGATTGCTAGACAAATGTATCAAGAATATTTGGGTAGTTTATTGGGGACAACCAAGATAATACCTGCTGTATTATTCTATATAGTTTATTTAGTAGGGCTACTCTTTTTCGTTGTTTATCCTGCGCTTGAAAAAGATAGTATGATGTATGCTCTTTTAGCGGGTGCTTTTCTCGGATTATTGTGTTACGCCACTTACGATTTGACGAATTTAGCTACGATCAAAGATTGGCCAATTTTAGTCACAATAATTGATCTAATATGGGGAACAGCAGTTACAGCAGTTACTAGTGGTATCACTTTTTATGTAGCACAATATTTTAACTGGAGGTGA
- the glyS gene encoding glycine--tRNA ligase subunit beta, which translates to MAKDLLLEIGLEEMPAHIVSPSRIQLENKIVKFLDENKLTYETVQSFSTPRRLAVRVTQLPEQQEDTQEEVKGPAKKIAQDSEGNWSKAAEGFVRGQGLTTEAITFKELNGVEYVYVTKQNHGQKTLDVLAGLKEVITSLTFPVTMHWADHDFEYIRPIHWIVALLDDEVIPFSVLDVTTRKSSRGHRFLGDDVAFDHSKEYEEKMKEQFVIVDPNERKTMIIDQANQLAEKYHWTLDLDENLLEEVNNLVEYPTAFVGAFDEKYLSVPEEVLVTSMKEHQRYFDVRNDQGLLLPHFISVRNGDSVHIENVIKGNEKVLIARLEDAEFFYNEDKKLSIEECIEKLKNVTFHEKIGTIYEKMQRVGVIGQIIGKEVGLSEDELTDLKRASEIYKFDLVTNMVGEFPELQGIMGEKYALLQGEKPTVAQAIREHYLPTSSDGALPESTIGAVLALADKLDSVFAFFAVGMIPSGSNDPYALRRQTYGVIRIVEEKGWQFPLIQLQMDIDAAVNADSKKYGVQLTSGQEEVIDFIKARLRQLLMTKDVRHDVIDAVISSEQKDLAKLFSSATILKKHLLDQDFRPSIEALTRVINLAKKGRDLLNQESKVDAALFENDAEKALHQAVNKIEEQFAENTMSENYQALVALRPLIEQYFEETMVMVEDEQVKVNRLKELNRIAKMALSLASLDLLIVK; encoded by the coding sequence ATGGCAAAAGATTTATTACTTGAAATTGGCTTGGAAGAAATGCCAGCACATATTGTCAGCCCAAGTCGCATACAATTAGAAAATAAAATCGTCAAATTCCTAGATGAAAATAAATTGACCTATGAAACGGTTCAAAGTTTTTCCACACCTCGTCGTTTGGCGGTACGTGTAACGCAATTGCCGGAGCAGCAAGAAGATACGCAAGAAGAAGTCAAAGGACCTGCTAAAAAAATTGCTCAAGATAGTGAAGGCAATTGGAGCAAAGCAGCCGAAGGATTTGTTCGTGGTCAAGGCTTGACGACAGAGGCTATCACGTTCAAAGAATTGAACGGTGTAGAATATGTCTATGTGACCAAACAGAACCACGGTCAAAAAACACTTGATGTGTTGGCAGGATTAAAAGAGGTTATTACAAGTCTGACTTTCCCTGTTACAATGCACTGGGCAGATCATGATTTTGAATATATTCGTCCAATTCATTGGATCGTGGCATTATTGGACGATGAAGTGATTCCATTTTCTGTATTAGATGTAACAACGAGAAAAAGTTCTCGCGGCCACCGCTTCTTAGGGGATGATGTGGCATTTGATCATTCAAAAGAGTACGAAGAAAAGATGAAAGAACAGTTTGTAATCGTTGATCCCAATGAAAGAAAAACAATGATCATTGATCAAGCCAATCAATTAGCTGAGAAATATCATTGGACGCTAGATTTAGACGAGAATTTATTGGAAGAAGTGAATAATTTAGTTGAATACCCAACCGCATTTGTAGGGGCTTTCGATGAAAAATATCTTTCTGTGCCCGAAGAAGTCTTAGTTACTTCAATGAAAGAACATCAGCGTTACTTTGATGTTCGTAATGATCAGGGGTTATTACTTCCGCATTTTATTTCCGTTAGAAATGGAGATAGTGTCCATATTGAAAATGTGATCAAAGGTAATGAAAAAGTCTTGATAGCTCGTTTAGAAGATGCAGAATTTTTTTATAATGAAGATAAAAAACTATCAATTGAAGAATGCATTGAAAAATTAAAAAATGTCACGTTCCATGAAAAAATCGGAACGATTTATGAAAAAATGCAACGGGTGGGTGTTATTGGGCAAATCATTGGAAAAGAAGTCGGATTGTCTGAAGATGAACTAACCGATTTAAAACGCGCTTCTGAAATCTATAAATTTGATTTAGTAACGAATATGGTGGGAGAATTCCCAGAACTACAAGGAATCATGGGTGAGAAATATGCCTTGCTTCAAGGGGAAAAACCAACTGTAGCTCAAGCGATTCGTGAACATTATTTACCAACATCAAGCGATGGCGCCTTACCAGAATCAACAATTGGAGCTGTATTAGCTTTAGCCGATAAACTAGATAGTGTCTTCGCGTTCTTTGCGGTTGGCATGATTCCTAGCGGCTCTAATGATCCATATGCATTACGTCGACAAACATATGGGGTCATTCGAATCGTCGAAGAAAAAGGCTGGCAGTTCCCACTTATTCAGTTACAGATGGATATCGATGCCGCTGTCAATGCGGATAGTAAAAAATATGGTGTTCAATTGACTAGTGGACAAGAAGAAGTAATTGATTTTATAAAAGCGCGTCTGCGTCAACTGCTAATGACAAAAGATGTACGTCATGATGTCATCGATGCTGTGATTTCTTCTGAACAAAAAGATTTAGCCAAACTATTTTCGTCTGCAACAATTTTGAAAAAGCATTTGTTGGATCAAGATTTTAGACCCTCCATTGAAGCTTTGACGCGAGTAATCAATTTAGCTAAAAAAGGGCGTGATTTACTAAACCAAGAAAGTAAAGTAGATGCAGCCTTATTTGAAAATGATGCGGAGAAAGCTTTACATCAAGCTGTTAATAAAATTGAAGAGCAGTTTGCTGAAAATACAATGTCGGAAAATTATCAAGCTCTAGTAGCACTGCGTCCATTGATTGAACAATATTTTGAAGAGACAATGGTCATGGTAGAGGATGAGCAAGTGAAAGTAAATCGTTTGAAAGAACTTAACCGAATTGCCAAAATGGCGTTATCATTGGCTAGTCTGGATTTACTGATTGTAAAATAA
- the glyQ gene encoding glycine--tRNA ligase subunit alpha produces the protein MEKKLTVQEMILTLQKFWSSNDCMLMQAYDTEKGAGTMSPYTFLRAIGPEPWNAAYVEPSRRPADGRYGENPNRLYQHHQFQVVMKPSPDNIQELYLESLELLGIDPLAHDIRFVEDNWENPSMGCAGLGWEVWLDGMEITQFTYFQQVGGLACHPVTSEITYGIERLASYIQEVESVYDLEWTQGVKYGEIFNQPEYEHSKYSFEVSNQEMLLENFDKFEKEAKRCIDESLVHPAYDYILKCSHTFNLLDARGAVSVTERAGYLARIRNMAKAVAKIFVAEREKLGFPLLNKEDQTTKEAK, from the coding sequence ATGGAAAAGAAACTTACTGTACAAGAAATGATTTTAACGTTACAAAAATTTTGGTCATCAAATGATTGTATGCTGATGCAAGCATATGATACGGAAAAAGGAGCAGGAACAATGAGTCCGTATACTTTTTTACGGGCAATTGGACCAGAACCTTGGAATGCAGCTTATGTAGAGCCTTCAAGAAGACCAGCAGATGGTCGTTATGGTGAAAATCCAAATCGATTATATCAACATCATCAATTTCAAGTAGTAATGAAACCATCTCCAGATAATATTCAAGAATTATATTTAGAAAGTTTAGAATTATTGGGAATCGATCCTTTAGCTCATGATATCCGTTTTGTTGAAGATAACTGGGAAAATCCTTCTATGGGGTGTGCTGGTTTAGGCTGGGAAGTTTGGCTAGATGGTATGGAAATCACTCAGTTTACGTATTTCCAACAAGTTGGTGGCTTAGCCTGTCACCCGGTTACCTCAGAAATTACTTATGGGATAGAGCGTCTTGCATCGTACATTCAAGAAGTAGAAAGTGTGTATGATTTAGAATGGACACAAGGTGTTAAGTACGGAGAAATCTTTAATCAGCCTGAATATGAGCATTCAAAATATTCATTTGAAGTTAGTAATCAAGAAATGTTGCTGGAAAACTTCGATAAATTTGAAAAAGAAGCGAAACGTTGTATCGATGAAAGCTTGGTACATCCAGCTTACGATTATATTTTAAAATGCAGTCATACCTTTAATTTGCTTGATGCCCGTGGTGCTGTTTCTGTGACGGAACGTGCCGGCTATTTAGCACGAATCAGAAATATGGCTAAAGCCGTTGCGAAAATTTTTGTTGCAGAGCGGGAAAAATTAGGCTTCCCACTCTTAAATAAAGAGGATCAAACTACTAAGGAGGCAAAATAA
- a CDS encoding AAA family ATPase encodes MGRGFYLLDEPETGLSLSTQLQLMVLMQDLVQRDSQFVIATHSPILLFFPKATIYEFMNGDIVKRKLEETKIYQDWATIFERKEHFFQKLFES; translated from the coding sequence TTGGGACGAGGTTTTTATTTATTAGATGAACCCGAAACTGGATTATCTCTTAGTACACAATTGCAATTAATGGTCTTGATGCAAGACTTAGTGCAGAGGGATTCTCAATTCGTAATCGCGACCCACTCTCCAATTTTATTGTTTTTTCCAAAGGCAACAATCTATGAATTTATGAATGGGGACATCGTTAAACGTAAACTAGAAGAGACAAAAATCTATCAAGATTGGGCGACGATTTTCGAAAGAAAAGAGCATTTTTTTCAGAAATTATTTGAATCTTGA
- a CDS encoding AAA family ATPase: protein MAKLYLKGIKYDKALSSTEFPFNLPIAAHIEQLIFETPVTFLIGENGSGKSTIIETMAGLMGLNLEGGSKNNIFTSYKEQPSFVEATRPIKYPDHPKDSYFYRAESFYNLMTEIETIDQGAGFLKGHYILIQEENRFMS from the coding sequence ATGGCAAAACTTTATCTTAAAGGAATCAAATACGATAAAGCTCTTTCTTCAACTGAATTTCCGTTTAATTTACCTATTGCAGCGCATATTGAGCAACTTATATTTGAAACACCAGTTACATTTTTAATTGGTGAAAATGGTTCTGGAAAATCAACAATAATTGAAACGATGGCTGGATTAATGGGCTTAAATCTAGAAGGTGGGTCCAAAAATAATATTTTTACATCCTACAAAGAACAACCTTCATTTGTTGAAGCGACTCGGCCAATCAAATATCCAGATCATCCCAAAGATAGTTATTTTTATCGAGCTGAATCCTTTTATAATTTAATGACCGAGATTGAAACGATCGATCAAGGTGCAGGTTTTTTGAAAGGGCATTACATACTTATTCAAGAGGAGAATCGTTTTATGAGTTAG
- the recO gene encoding DNA repair protein RecO → MTLGETKGIILFTKDYKEKDKLVKIFTESFGKLMFFVKGAHRKNNPIGPAILPFTEAVYIGDFREEGLSFLNGSKEVYPLRVIQEDIFVNAYATYILNLVDAAIEDRTYDPNLYHFVQQALKLLNENKDAEIITNIFEIQLLSRFGITPEWRHCSVCQETRGKFDYSSKYSGVLCERHWHLDDHRYHADPRAIHFIRLFSAISYDKVQDINVKAETKTAIRQTVDELYDEYVGINLKSKKFIDQMKSWEDTLKIPKREREEEEDGKTLS, encoded by the coding sequence ATGACTTTAGGCGAAACAAAGGGGATTATTTTATTTACCAAAGACTATAAAGAAAAAGATAAATTAGTTAAGATTTTTACAGAGTCATTTGGTAAATTAATGTTTTTCGTAAAAGGGGCGCACCGAAAAAATAATCCAATTGGTCCTGCTATTTTGCCTTTTACAGAAGCTGTTTATATTGGCGATTTTAGAGAAGAGGGTCTATCTTTTTTGAATGGCAGTAAAGAAGTCTATCCCCTTCGTGTGATTCAGGAAGATATTTTTGTTAATGCCTATGCAACTTATATCTTGAATTTAGTCGATGCCGCTATCGAAGATCGGACTTATGATCCTAATCTATACCATTTTGTGCAGCAAGCTCTAAAATTATTAAATGAGAATAAAGATGCAGAGATCATTACTAATATTTTTGAAATTCAATTACTGAGTCGTTTTGGTATCACGCCGGAATGGAGACACTGTAGTGTTTGCCAAGAAACACGAGGAAAGTTTGATTATTCATCAAAGTATAGCGGTGTATTGTGTGAACGACATTGGCACCTTGATGATCATCGTTACCACGCTGATCCAAGGGCAATCCATTTTATTCGACTGTTTTCTGCCATTTCGTATGATAAGGTTCAGGATATCAATGTGAAAGCAGAGACGAAAACTGCAATTAGACAAACAGTGGATGAGCTCTATGATGAATATGTTGGGATTAATTTGAAGAGCAAGAAATTTATTGATCAGATGAAAAGTTGGGAAGACACGTTGAAAATACCTAAACGAGAAAGAGAAGAGGAAGAAGATGGCAAAACTTTATCTTAA
- the era gene encoding GTPase Era encodes MTEAHKSGFVAIVGRPNVGKSTLLNRIVGQKIAIMSDKAQTTRNKIQGIYTVPEAQIVFIDTPGIHKPKHRLGDFMVETAYSALREVDATLFMISADQKRGKGDDFIIERLKTMTSPVYLVINKIDTVHPDQLLGIIEDYASQMDFAEVVPISATEGNNVDRLMDVLVDQMPEGPQYFPDDQVTDHPEYFIVSELVREKVLLLTRDEIPHSVAVVVDSMKRDENDKIRIQATIIVERDSQKGIIIGKGGKMLKQIGTKARQDIEHLLDDKVYLELWVKVQKDWRDKKVHLQDFGYRKDDY; translated from the coding sequence ATGACAGAAGCACATAAATCTGGATTTGTAGCAATCGTAGGGAGACCAAACGTTGGTAAATCTACGCTGTTAAATCGAATCGTCGGACAAAAAATTGCGATTATGAGCGATAAGGCTCAAACAACAAGAAACAAGATTCAAGGGATCTATACCGTTCCCGAAGCACAAATCGTTTTTATTGATACACCTGGTATCCATAAGCCAAAACATCGCTTGGGTGATTTTATGGTTGAAACGGCTTATAGTGCTTTGCGCGAAGTTGATGCAACTTTGTTTATGATCAGTGCAGATCAAAAAAGAGGAAAGGGTGACGATTTTATCATTGAACGTCTTAAAACAATGACGAGCCCTGTGTATCTTGTAATCAATAAAATCGATACGGTTCATCCAGATCAGCTTTTGGGTATTATTGAAGATTATGCAAGTCAGATGGATTTTGCAGAAGTTGTGCCAATTTCAGCAACAGAAGGAAATAATGTTGATCGATTGATGGATGTTTTAGTGGATCAAATGCCTGAGGGGCCGCAATATTTCCCAGATGATCAAGTAACAGATCATCCTGAGTACTTTATCGTTTCTGAACTAGTACGCGAAAAAGTCCTCTTATTGACACGAGATGAAATTCCACATTCTGTTGCAGTAGTTGTGGATTCAATGAAACGTGATGAAAATGATAAAATCCGTATTCAAGCGACAATCATCGTTGAGCGTGATAGCCAAAAAGGGATCATCATTGGTAAAGGCGGTAAGATGCTTAAACAGATTGGAACCAAGGCTAGACAAGATATCGAACATTTATTGGACGATAAAGTATACTTGGAACTTTGGGTAAAAGTTCAAAAAGATTGGCGCGATAAAAAAGTTCATTTACAAGACTTTGGTTATCGTAAAGACGATTATTAA
- a CDS encoding diacylglycerol kinase family protein gives MPMDSKDKRTAKNKHFITSLEFALQGIKTVFKEERNMRTHIFMGIIAIIFGFIFRLVLSEWLWLLLAIFLVLVMEIINTVFENVVDMVTDFHFHPIGKKIKDMAAGAVLLTTGFAVVVGALLFVPKIWQILQDFL, from the coding sequence ATGCCTATGGACTCAAAAGATAAGCGGACAGCGAAAAATAAGCATTTTATAACATCCTTAGAGTTTGCTCTTCAAGGAATTAAAACGGTATTTAAAGAAGAACGAAACATGCGGACACATATTTTTATGGGAATAATTGCGATTATTTTCGGTTTTATTTTTCGATTAGTGCTTTCAGAATGGTTGTGGCTGTTGCTAGCAATCTTTCTGGTATTGGTGATGGAAATCATTAATACAGTTTTTGAGAATGTCGTCGATATGGTGACGGATTTTCACTTTCATCCAATCGGGAAAAAAATCAAAGATATGGCGGCAGGTGCAGTTCTTTTAACGACCGGATTTGCCGTAGTCGTGGGAGCGCTACTGTTTGTTCCCAAAATTTGGCAAATACTACAAGACTTTTTATAG
- the ybeY gene encoding rRNA maturation RNase YbeY produces the protein MDISFIDETTNLSKDNLEEVENLLQFAADFLNISKDTEMSVTFMDNSGIQVINRDYRGKDAPTDVISFVLEEEGEDELPIIFDDETEAFPRNLGDIMISTERAVEQAVEYGHSFERELGFLAVHGFLHLNGYDHMEPEDEKEMFGLQKEILDAYGLKR, from the coding sequence ATGGACATTTCATTTATTGATGAAACAACGAATTTATCAAAAGATAATTTAGAAGAAGTAGAAAATCTGTTGCAGTTTGCGGCTGATTTTCTGAACATATCTAAGGATACAGAAATGTCCGTGACTTTTATGGATAATTCAGGCATTCAAGTAATAAATCGAGACTATCGAGGCAAAGATGCCCCAACAGATGTCATTAGCTTTGTGTTGGAAGAAGAAGGGGAAGACGAATTGCCAATTATTTTTGACGATGAGACTGAAGCCTTCCCTAGAAACCTTGGAGATATTATGATCTCAACTGAACGCGCTGTAGAACAAGCGGTTGAATACGGTCATTCGTTTGAACGTGAATTGGGTTTCTTGGCTGTGCATGGTTTTTTACATTTAAATGGTTATGATCACATGGAACCTGAGGATGAGAAAGAAATGTTTGGTTTACAGAAAGAGATCTTAGATGCCTATGGACTCAAAAGATAA
- a CDS encoding HD family phosphohydrolase, giving the protein MKYSLLKLRDKLGKAYIPLLLLIFSCFLFIIMFGSVHQKRVEIKEGQLAENTIRANKNVENTYETAQKKKLAAEAVTPEYIYQEETADVQHKRIEKLFKLIVTANEKTDKDYQEKVAKAKKDETIPRPTIEERVANLKAQFEALDQDEVAFYQKFPNVFYQNIFSLDATQIQQVKTESLKIVDEKMKDHVREADLDNVRQSAIEKIQFLDVTGTMQQEIRYIVNQGIVANDFANDKKTKELRQNAMDAIPPSMIYQGEIIVREGTQIDSKAMEKLELLGMTNQSTSLFPMAALALAIVLQVLVLLFFTKQVTEEGRRRHFVLFYVGAMSLSVVLMKFFQIFQTEQMMYISLFFPAAFTPLVLNYFVSRRAGVLAAVFQVIFSLFVFYNAIGTNTLTVIIVSYMFSGLLATVVKRTRISEQGLVAVFWVIIFPVCLDFVLMIYQGMSFFDGKSWTMMICALAGTVLAFLATMGLHPYIELLVTDDSVIVLNELSNPNHPLLKQLLEEAPGTYHHSMMVASLSANAVAEIGGRSLLTRVACYYHDIGKIKHANFFVENLPAGAENPHNFLLPEDSKQIIFGHVIDGAKILEEYHMPEMVIDICRQHHGTTLMKFFYVKAKERNADILEADFRYPGPKPQTREAGIVSIADTCEAAVRAMDHPTNEKIQAFVHNVIQDRISDGQLDDCGLTMKEIRIVEKSLVSGLCSTFHSRIKYPKMKSEAQEMKDEQEKRDD; this is encoded by the coding sequence TTGAAGTATTCGTTATTAAAATTACGTGATAAATTAGGAAAAGCCTATATTCCATTACTACTACTTATATTTTCCTGTTTTTTATTTATCATTATGTTTGGCAGCGTTCATCAAAAAAGAGTTGAGATCAAAGAAGGACAGCTAGCAGAAAATACAATTCGAGCAAATAAAAATGTTGAAAACACGTATGAAACAGCTCAGAAGAAAAAGCTAGCAGCTGAAGCGGTTACTCCAGAGTACATTTATCAAGAAGAAACAGCCGATGTTCAGCATAAACGTATTGAAAAGCTCTTTAAGCTGATTGTGACAGCAAATGAGAAAACAGATAAAGACTATCAAGAAAAGGTCGCTAAGGCCAAAAAAGATGAAACGATTCCAAGGCCAACGATAGAGGAAAGAGTCGCTAATTTAAAAGCTCAATTTGAAGCGTTGGATCAAGATGAAGTCGCTTTTTATCAAAAATTTCCCAATGTGTTTTATCAAAATATTTTCTCATTAGATGCAACTCAGATTCAACAAGTAAAAACCGAAAGCTTGAAAATCGTAGACGAGAAAATGAAAGATCATGTTCGTGAAGCTGATCTAGATAATGTTCGTCAAAGTGCGATCGAAAAGATTCAATTTCTTGATGTTACCGGAACGATGCAACAAGAAATTCGTTATATTGTGAACCAAGGAATCGTGGCAAATGATTTTGCCAACGATAAAAAGACAAAAGAACTACGTCAAAATGCGATGGATGCCATTCCGCCTTCAATGATTTATCAAGGTGAAATCATTGTTCGTGAAGGGACTCAAATTGATAGTAAAGCGATGGAAAAACTTGAGTTGTTGGGTATGACAAATCAAAGCACTTCTTTATTTCCGATGGCTGCTTTGGCACTAGCAATTGTTTTACAAGTTTTAGTTTTATTGTTTTTCACTAAGCAAGTTACAGAAGAGGGTCGACGAAGACATTTTGTATTATTTTATGTAGGAGCAATGTCTCTAAGTGTTGTATTGATGAAGTTTTTCCAAATCTTCCAAACAGAACAAATGATGTATATTTCTTTGTTCTTCCCAGCAGCCTTTACGCCACTAGTCCTAAATTATTTTGTTAGTAGACGAGCGGGTGTTTTAGCAGCTGTTTTCCAAGTGATTTTTTCACTGTTTGTTTTTTATAATGCTATTGGAACGAATACATTGACAGTAATTATAGTGAGCTATATGTTTTCTGGGTTGCTAGCAACTGTAGTTAAACGAACTCGTATTAGTGAGCAAGGCTTAGTTGCCGTATTCTGGGTAATCATTTTTCCAGTTTGTCTAGATTTTGTTTTGATGATTTATCAAGGGATGAGCTTTTTTGATGGTAAATCATGGACGATGATGATTTGTGCTCTTGCTGGGACTGTTTTGGCTTTCCTTGCAACAATGGGACTTCATCCATATATCGAATTACTTGTAACCGATGATAGTGTGATTGTTTTAAATGAGCTAAGTAACCCGAATCATCCATTATTAAAACAACTACTTGAAGAAGCTCCTGGAACGTATCATCATAGTATGATGGTTGCGAGTTTGAGTGCCAATGCAGTAGCTGAAATCGGTGGTCGTTCGTTACTGACTCGTGTTGCTTGTTATTATCATGATATTGGTAAAATCAAGCATGCAAATTTCTTTGTTGAAAATTTACCAGCGGGCGCAGAAAATCCGCACAACTTTTTATTACCTGAAGATAGTAAACAGATTATTTTTGGTCATGTTATTGATGGCGCTAAGATATTGGAAGAGTATCATATGCCTGAAATGGTGATCGATATTTGTCGCCAACATCATGGGACCACGTTAATGAAGTTTTTCTATGTTAAAGCCAAAGAACGTAATGCAGATATTTTAGAAGCAGATTTCCGGTACCCAGGTCCTAAACCTCAAACAAGAGAAGCTGGGATCGTAAGTATTGCAGATACATGTGAAGCGGCAGTTCGTGCAATGGATCATCCGACAAACGAAAAAATTCAAGCTTTTGTTCATAATGTTATCCAAGATCGGATTTCAGATGGACAACTAGATGATTGTGGCTTAACCATGAAGGAGATTCGGATTGTTGAGAAATCTTTAGTTAGTGGGTTGTGTAGCACATTCCATTCAAGAATCAAGTACCCAAAAATGAAATCAGAAGCGCAAGAAATGAAAGATGAACAAGAAAAGAGAGATGACTAA
- a CDS encoding PhoH family protein — translation MTENQSISLELKLNDSDDVSMLLGTHDKHIKYLEDNTDVTINTRGETIQLLGEEAEVQLVASVVRTLQVLIQRGIKISTPDVVSALKMAKNGELDTFVAMYEEEILKDHHGRAIRIKNVGQKKYVEAVRKRDIIFGIGPAGTGKTFLAVVMAVSALKKGEVQKIILTRPAVEAGESLGFLPGDLKEKVDPYLRPVYDALYQVFGMEHTNRLMERGVIEIAPLAYMRGRTLDDAFVILDEAQNTTIAQMKMFLTRLGFNSRMIVNGDTSQIDLPKGVASGLIHAEKTLQSIDKIAFVHFDAGDVVRHPVVAQIIRAYENESQK, via the coding sequence TTGACAGAAAATCAGTCGATATCTTTGGAATTGAAGTTAAATGATTCTGACGATGTTAGTATGCTTTTAGGAACCCATGATAAACATATAAAATACTTAGAAGATAATACAGATGTAACGATCAATACACGTGGTGAGACGATTCAGTTGCTAGGAGAAGAAGCAGAAGTACAGTTGGTTGCTTCTGTTGTAAGAACATTACAAGTCTTAATACAGCGCGGCATTAAAATCAGTACGCCAGATGTTGTTTCTGCTTTGAAAATGGCAAAAAATGGTGAACTGGATACATTTGTTGCGATGTATGAAGAGGAGATCTTAAAGGACCACCATGGCAGAGCCATTCGTATCAAAAATGTAGGGCAGAAAAAATATGTTGAGGCAGTAAGAAAACGAGATATTATTTTTGGAATTGGTCCTGCGGGAACGGGTAAAACATTTTTAGCAGTCGTAATGGCTGTGTCAGCATTAAAAAAAGGTGAAGTCCAAAAAATAATTTTAACGCGTCCCGCTGTTGAAGCAGGGGAAAGTCTGGGATTTTTACCTGGTGACTTAAAAGAAAAGGTAGATCCCTATTTGCGCCCGGTTTATGATGCGTTGTACCAAGTTTTTGGTATGGAACATACAAATCGCTTAATGGAACGAGGCGTAATCGAAATTGCACCATTAGCTTATATGAGAGGTCGGACTTTAGATGATGCTTTTGTAATTTTAGATGAAGCACAGAATACGACTATTGCTCAAATGAAAATGTTTTTGACTAGACTGGGTTTTAACTCAAGAATGATCGTTAATGGCGATACGAGCCAAATCGATTTACCTAAAGGCGTTGCTAGCGGGCTGATCCATGCAGAAAAAACGTTACAATCAATCGATAAGATTGCATTTGTTCATTTTGATGCTGGAGATGTGGTGCGACATCCAGTTGTTGCTCAAATCATTCGAGCGTATGAAAATGAAAGTCAAAAATAG
- a CDS encoding GatB/YqeY domain-containing protein, translating to MSLLTTLNDDIKTAMKSKDKDTLSVLRMLKAAIQNEQIKAGRDLDGEEELTVLSREMKQRRDSLSEFEKAGRDDLADKVKIEITIVEKYMPKQLSEEEIRQIVQTAIDQTGATSPKEFGKVMGAVMPEVKGKADGNQVNAIVKELLQEN from the coding sequence ATGTCATTACTAACAACATTGAATGACGATATCAAAACAGCAATGAAGTCAAAAGATAAAGATACTTTATCTGTACTTCGTATGTTGAAAGCAGCCATTCAAAATGAGCAGATTAAAGCTGGCCGTGATTTGGACGGAGAAGAAGAGTTAACAGTTTTATCTCGTGAGATGAAACAACGCAGAGACTCTTTATCAGAGTTTGAAAAAGCGGGACGTGACGATCTTGCTGACAAAGTAAAAATCGAAATCACAATTGTTGAAAAATATATGCCTAAGCAACTTTCAGAAGAAGAAATTCGTCAGATTGTTCAAACGGCAATTGATCAGACCGGTGCGACTTCACCAAAAGAATTTGGTAAAGTTATGGGTGCTGTAATGCCAGAAGTCAAAGGCAAAGCAGACGGCAACCAAGTCAATGCAATTGTAAAAGAATTACTACAAGAGAATTAG
- the rpsU gene encoding 30S ribosomal protein S21, producing MSKTVVRKNESLDDALRRFKRSVSKAGTLQESRKREFYEKPSVKRKKKSEAARKRKKF from the coding sequence ATGTCAAAAACTGTCGTTCGTAAAAACGAATCTCTTGACGATGCTCTTCGTCGCTTCAAACGTTCCGTTTCAAAAGCGGGTACTTTACAAGAATCTCGTAAACGTGAATTCTACGAAAAACCAAGTGTAAAGCGTAAGAAAAAATCTGAAGCAGCTAGAAAACGTAAAAAATTCTAG